CTTAAGCGTTGTACCTGAGCAGTGGTCGGAGCGTGGAAGTTTTCAACCACCCAACCTGGGAAGTACAGAAGCAAGATACACAGAAGCGACCAAATCATTGGTGCGAACACAAAACCTCCTTTATATATCTAGTAGGAGCAAGGCATGATTCAAACGGCGACAAAATTACTTACTTTCGAAGAATTTTTGAAGTGGAAGCCAGAGAGTGGACGCTATGAACTGCACGAAGGCGCAATTATTGAGATGCAGCCAACGGGGAAACAAGAAGAGATTACTGGATTTCTATCTACAGAACTGACTCTAGAGTTTCGACGGCTGAGTCTTCCCTACTTTATACTCAAGCAAGCACTGCTCAAAGCCCCGAATAGGGAAACGGGCTATTCGCCTGACGTGCTGATAGTAAACCGTACCTCTTTAGCGACCCAACCCCTATGGGAAAAATTCTCAACCATTACTCAGGGAGCGGCAGTTCCCCTAGTTGTCGAAGTTGTCAGTACTAACTGGCGAGATGATTATCTAACCAAAGTCAGGGACTATGAAGAAATTGGCATTCCTGAATACTGGATTGTCGATTATCTTGGTTTGGGAGGTAGACGGTACATTGGCTCCCCGAAACAACCTACTATTTTCATCTACTATTTAGTTGAAGGTGAGTATCAGGTTAGCCAATTTAGGGGTGCTAACTGCATCGAATCACCAACGTTGCCAGAACTGAAACTGACAGCAGAACAGGTATTTGCTGCGGGCAATCAAGCATAACTATTGACTTATTCGCTGCTGTGAATAGAGATTCCTAATATGAAAAACTTGCTACGAATATCTTCATTCTTGAAAGACAGTTTTACTAGTTTGAATAGCTGGTCTTCGGAGAAAAAATCCATTCTCTTGTTCGACTCATCTGTTGCGGCTGAGGACATTGCTTTCATGCTTGGCGGTCACTGGGATGAATGCAATGGTGTTTGTGTGCCTGAATGTGATGAGGTAGCGGTTAACACTGCTGCGAGTCTGGTGAGAGCAAAATGGTGTTATGGTGGTGCATCCTGTGCTTTTTTAACTCTATTGAGTGTTGATGAACTGAAACGGCGTTATGCAGCGGGAGACAGGAATTTCGCTAATGCTAACTTGAGATGCGCAGACCTCAATAATCTGAACTTAAGTGGAGCTAACTTGGGATGGGCTAAGCTAACTTTGGCTGGCTTGAGCGGAGCCAATCTGAGTGGGGCTGACTTAACTGCGGCAGATTTGAGTAAAGCCAACCTGAGTGAGGCAGATTTGCGAGGAGCCAATTTATCATTGGCGGATTTAAGAGAGGCAAACCTTGCTCAGGCAAACCTAAGTGGGGCTTGCCTAAGAGGTGCTAAACTGACCGAGGCTGCTGGGAGAAGTGAGACTATCCTTCGCTACACGATTGAGCAGGATGGGTAGGTAGCAACGGGGATGGGGCAGGTTGAGGGCTGGGTATTGAGTGAAGTTTCGAACTCAGTCCAACCTTCGGCATATAGTCCTGCTTCTTCAGCCCTGTTCCCAGTTTTCAGGACTTTCACCTCAGTTCGATCTTTTGTCCTTGCTAGATCGAAGTCGTACCACTGATCGTGCCATCGGAGCCGAAACTGAAGGCCTGTCCAACTGGGCGGCAGGTGTGAAGCTTCTATGACTGGTCCCGTCTCAGTCAAACGCACACCAGCAAAACCAAAGACCACTGCTTGCCACACCCCACCAGTAGAAGCACCGTGAATTCCTTCGCTGGCATTGCCGCGTACATCCTTCAGATCTACCAGCGCCGCCCGCATAAAGTGTTCATACGCCTCGGCACTCTTGTCCAAGTTGCAAGCCAAGATAGCCTGAATAGCTGGTCCTAGCGAGGAGCCGTAGGTGTGATCGGTGCGAGGAGTATAGTAGTCCCAGTTTGTTGTGAGTGTATGTTGATACTCGCTCAGAGAAAGGCGCGTCTGCAAAGCTGACTCACGCAATAGGTAGAGAAGCATTAACACATCCGGCTGCTTCAGCACTTGTCGTTGGTTTGCCCCCTCAATGCCCAAAATAGCTTGCATCGACTTGGTGCGCGACTCGTAGTCAGCCCAGTTCACGTCTTCTAGGTTAAAGAAACCATCAAATTGCTCAATCAGATCAGTTTCTGAGTCGTGTAACACAAGCATGTGACGGACGATATGCGCCCAGCGCTTCAACCGCTCTGGTGTTAGGTCAAGTCTTCGCTCTAGTTCAGCTGCCCCTTGAGAATCATACTCGCGCAACCATTTCAGCACAGACAGGGCTATTTCTAAGTGCCACTGCGCCATCCGATTGGTGAAGGTGTTGTTATCTACTCGTTCGTGGTTCTCATCGGGACCAATCACATCACGAATTTCATAACAGCGGCGATCGCCATTCCACTCAACACGGCTACCCCAGAATACGGCTGTATCCAGGATAATTTCAGCGCCGCGCGATCGCATCCAGTCGTTATCATCAGTTGCCTGCCAATAGTGCCAAACGGCATAAGCGACATCAGCATTGATGTGGAGTTCAATATCACCGCACCAGATGCGTACTAGCTCGCCACCTGCACCAGTCACCCAACGGGGGGTAACTTCGTCTCCAGTAGTGGCACTCTCCCAAGCGAACATTGCTCCTTCATAGCCAGCTTCGTGGGCTTTGCGGCGTGCACCCTCCAAAGTGTAGTAGCGGTACGACAGCAAGTTACGCGCTACTAGTGGCTGAGTCAAGGTGAGGAAGGGAAGAATAAAGATTTCCGTGTCCCAAAAGACGTGACCCCGGTAAGCAAAGCCAGAGAGGGTTTTGGCTGGAATGCTCACCCGATCGTCATGACGCGGTGCGGCAGCCAGCAGCTGAAACAGGTTATAACGAACAGCTATCTGAGCGGTGGAGTCGCCTTTGATCGCTACGTCACAGTCTCGCCACAACTCATCCCAAACTGCTCCATGAGCTGCCAGCAAGGTGGCGTAGTTCGGTAAATTTGCTAAGTGCTCTTGTGCTGCTTTCGCTGGGCTGCTAACATCCCGTGAGGTAAAAACAGTCACTACTTTTTCCAGCGTCACAGTCTGTTCCGGGTGAGCTTGGAAGGTTGCCGTTAATGTTGGCCGATCGGGGCTACCCGTCACTTTTACTCGTGCATCTTTTTCTGAGCATGTTAGCCTAGTTGCCATACCCAACTCAATGCCGGAGTGAATGCAGCGCATGTGAAACGAGATTCGACGCTCAGTCCCATCCTGATGCAAACATTCCCAGTGTTTCACACCCTGGTTGTCCGGCTGAGTATTGATGCTAGCTTCTACCTGAATTGCACCCTCAAAATCCACAGGCGTGACCTGACAGCGTACCACCAGCACATGCTCATCTGCCATGCTGATCATCCGCTCAAAGTGGAAATTAACTGTATGTCCAACTGGGCTACGCCATCGCACATCACGACTCAATATTCCCCAGCGCAGATCTAGCTGGCGCTGATAGCTCAGTATCTGTCCCTGGTCAAGACTAAAGCGCTCGCTGCCAATTATAATTGATAGTGACAGCCAGTCAGGGCAGTTTACGAGTTCCGTATGCATCACCGGAACATCATCGTACACACCGTGGATCAAAGTAGCTGGGCTTGCCCCGGCATAACCTTCCTCAAAAGTGCCGCGCGTGCCGAGGTAGCCGTTGCCTAAGGTAAAAAGTGTTTCCTTATGGTGCAATTCAGAAGGATCAAACTGGGTTTCAATAACGGTCCAACCGATGTAGTCCATGAATAGCCTATTTCTGGGAGTATAGTAGGATACAAAAAATTCTTTTTCTAGCATCCCCCTCTAGATATAAATCAGGGGAATAGGTATAAAAGACTACCAGAAACGATACAAAACGCAATAAACAGCAACATTTTGACACTCTCCACGCCTGAAGTCGGGGCAGTCTTGGCTCAACCAGGCAACTTACTGGGTCGTGCTCTAAGCGGGGGATAAGCAGCATGGTAAGATTGCCAAAGTTTTAATTGCAGTTACTGCCAGCTTGTGAAGCTATTCGTTTACCATACCCCCGAACTAACTCCAACAGATCGAATGCCAGACTGTGCGATCGCCGTAGATGTCTTGCGAGCTACCACTACAATGGCCACAGTCTTAGCAGCTGGAGGCGAAGCTGTCCAGATTTTCAGCGATTTAGATCAACTGATGCAGGTTAGCGAAAAATGGTCAGCAGAGAAACGGCTGCGGGCGGGAGAACGAGGCGGGGCAAAAGTCGCTGGCTTCGATCTGGGCAACTCCCCCCTTGACTGCACCCCAGAGCAGGTGCAAGGACGGCGATTATTCATCAGCACCACGAATGGTACCCGTGCCTTACAACGAGTGCAAGCGGCACCAACTGTACTGGCAGCTGCTTTTGTCAACCGCGCTGCTGTAGTGCAGTATGTCCTCAAAAAACAGCCAGAGAGTGTGTGGATTGTTGGTTCTGGTTGGGAGGGCAGTTTTTCGCTAGAGGATACAGCTTGTGCTGGTGCGATCGCCCACAGCCTATTGCAACAAACAAACTTGCCTCTAGAGGATTTAGCTAGTAACGATGAGGTAATTGGAGCGATCGCGCTTTACAGTCAATGGCAAGACAAATTATTAGAGTTGTTCTATCAAGCCAGCCACGGCAAACGACTTTTGCGCCTTGACGGTCACGCTGACCTAAAATACTGTGCCCAAACTGATATTTTGGATGTAATTCCTATCCAACGGGAACCAGGAGTTTTAGTTAAGTTTTGAGTTGTAGGGGCGGGTTTTTCTAAATGTGTGAACACAAATATGTCTAGTAAAACCGCCCTTACTTTCCAGGAAATACCATTCACGGCTGCTGAGGTTGAGGAATAATTTCTGTGAGAACTCTGCCGCCGCTGACAACAATATTTTGCTCCTGGAGGTTTCCGACGGCTTTTTGCCCCTTGAAACTGACTGGCGGGTCAACTTGACGATAGAATACATCTCCATTTGCCTCCATCAACTGACTGGGAAGATACCAAGTCAGTTCTTTAGATTTGAGGGACTGTCCGCGCTGGCCAATCCCATTGACATCGCCGTTCAAGTAGGCAACTTCTTTCTGCGTATCCATTCTGCCTTGGTTTGCGGTCACTGTAATTTGTCTCTGGCGATTTACTAGCCGCACTGGTTGATCTGTTGTCACTATCTCCGTGTTCATGTTCCAGATCATGGAGTTACTGGTTACTTGCATTGGCGGATCGAGTAATGCCAGTTGGGCATTCTGCTTCATTGTGGCGATCTTAGTTTTTAAGTCAACCTCACCTTGATTTGCCGTTGCCCGGTCTGTAATTTTTTTATCTTTATAGCGGTCAATCTCAAGTGGGCGATCGCCAATCAATTTTTGCTCTCGGATTTGCCAAATTAAGTGTTCAGTCCGCATTTGCAAGACGGGATCGCTAGTATTCGCCTCTACTTTCCCTTGCAATTCAATTCGCCCAGTGCGGCTGAATACTCGCGCTTCCTGCGCTACTGCTTGCACTTGGGGATGACTACCGGTCAACTGGTTACGAACAATCAACAGATCTTCCTTTGGTCGCCACTCTAACTCATTACCACGCAACACCAACTTATTTCGGGGATCAGTTGCTACAATCTGACCTTTGAGAAATAGCTGCTCGCCATCCTGCTCAATTTCTCCTTCCTTGGCAGTGATTTGATAAACTGATTTGCCATCCTGAAACAGATCCCCGCTGGGATTCTCAACTTGAGCAACTCTCCGATCTTTGCTGTAAGTTGCCTGCTTCGCCTTCACTATCCAAATCGGTCGCCCCTGTGCATCGGCCTGCTCCAAGGTGACATCATTGAAAGTTAGATTACGCTCAATATCCTGCACTGCCGAAGTATCTTGAGCCCGTTGTTCTACTGTAGAGTTTTGATCCCCACAGGAAATTAGCGTAAATAATAACATCACGCCAATCAGGGGCGCTGCCAAGTAGCGGTAGACCGCGTAGGGAAGATGGAAGGTGTAATTCATACTTCCATCTTGACTCTTCTTATGTATCCGAGGTTTCAATTATGTTCGTCCCCGTTCCATCGTCTGGAGGCTGATCCATTAACCCCAGAGCTGTTAATGGTCGGTAAGTATAGCCTGAGCGGGGTATTTTTTGAATATCTTCTTTAATCCCCTCTAAGTCGATGTAGCGATCAGAAACATTAATTAAACTATCGCTTGTCATTGAGCGTAAACTTACCACTTCTACACGAGCGCCGCGATAACTGACTGCATTCACCGCATAAGCTAAATCGCCATCGCCGCTGACTAACACTGCGGTATCGTAAGAATCCACCAGAGCCATCATGTCTACAGCAATTTCTACATCCAGGTTAGCCTTCTTGGAGCCATCTGGTAGCTGCACCAAATCCTTAGCTATTACTCGGTAGCCGTTCCGACGCATCCACAGTAAAAATCCTTGTTGCTTATCGTTCGTGCGATCTACCCCAGTATAAAAGAACGATCGCAGCAGCCGTGACCCAGCAGTTAACCGACACAGCAGCTTAGTGTAATCAATTTCAATGCCTAGTTGCAGGGCAGCGTAAAACAGATTCGAGCCATCAATAAAAATGGCTACTCGCCCTCTATTCTCTAAAACTTGTTCTGGTGTAAATATTGAGCTGTTTTCAAAATTACTCAACATAAGTGTTAAGCCTCTGTTTTTTATCAAAAAGAAAATTGTTAATTTTTGAATGCCTTTGCCTTATAAAGGCAACCAAATCGCCTTGCAAAAATAATACAGGTTCGAGTAATCAAACCCGCAAGATGCCAATACGCTTGCCCGATCAAACGGTTTCAAGCAGTTCTAGTCTTTGAAAAACGGGTCGGGGTTCACCTAACTTTTGCTTTTGGCTTAGTATTCCCCAAGTAGAATGGATTGTAAATGGGGCTGCAATAGAAATCTGATTTTTATCGTTAAAATCAATAGCGAAGCCTAGCTGCTTATAAATATCATTTGATACATTGGGAATGATCGGTGATAGGAGATAGGCGGCTAGTCTAACTGATTCTAGGACAGCATACAGTACTTGTTCGACATCCTGCTGTCGCCCCTGCTTATATAGTGTCCATGGAGCTTGTTCATCGATAAACTTATTGCTGGCTCTCACTAGATTCAGGATTGCCTCACAAGCTTGACTGAAGGCTAGCGCTTGATAGTACTGTTTAACCTGTTCCCCTAGATAGATACCGATCGCTTTCAGAGGGTTGTCTAAAGTAATATCTTCCTTTGTAAAATTGGGTACAGTATTATTACAATACTTGCGTAGCATATTTAAACTTCGATTTAGCAAGTTGCCTAAGTCATTCGCTAAATCTGCATTGAGAATATTAACAAATCGGGTTTCATTAAAATCTCCATCTTTACCAAATTCAATTTCTTTTAAAAAGTAGTAGCGAACAGCATCTGCACCATATTGCTTAACTAAAGCAACGGGATCAAGGGTATTGCCAAGAGTTTTCCCCATCTTCTGACCGTCCTTGGTCAAAAAACCATGCCCAAATACCTGCTTTGGCAGCGGCAACTCAGCTGACATTAGCATTGCAGGCCAGTAAACTGCATGGAATCTAAGGATATCCTTACCGATTAAGTGCAGGTTAATCGGCCACCATTTAGCTAATGCATTTTCTAAGGTAGGTTCGCTATCTGCATCAAGTAGGGCAGTCACATACCCCAATAAGGCATCGAACCAGACATAAAGGGTGTGGCTGGGATCAACTGGCACTGGAATACCCCAGTCTAAATTCACCCGTGAAATCGAAAAGTCTTTCAGTCCTTGACTAACAAAGCTTAAAACTTCGTTGCGGCGACTCTCTGGCTGAATAAAACTAGGTTGTTCTTGGTAAAGCTTTTCTAGCTGGCTTTGGTAGCGTGATAGCCGGAAGAAGTAATTCTGCTCGTCTCGCCATTCGGCTTGCTTGTTTGTGTGGATGGCACAACGGCGATCCTCTAAAAGTTCCCGCTCTTCTTTAAATTCTTCGCAGGAAACGCAGTACCAACCTTGTTGTTGATCCTTATATATATCTCCTTGATCCCAAACGCGCTGGAAGAATTCTTTAACAATTGCCTCATGTTTAGAAGCCGTGGTTCGGCTGAAGCGATCATACTGGATATTCAGCAGTTGCCAAAGTGCGACAAACCCAGGGACGATTTGATCGCAATAATCCTGAGGCGATCGCCTATTACTTTCTGCTGCCCGCTGGATTTTCTGACCGTGCTCGTCTGTACCTGTAATCATTAATACTGACTTGCCTTGCAGTCTCTCAAGCCGACCTAACACATCCGCAGCAATCGTTGGATAAGCACTACCGATATGAGGTAAATCGTTGACATAATAAAGTGGTGTTGTAACAGTGAATGTTTCTTTCCTTTTATCAGAAAATCTCATTGATTTAAAAAAAACAGTATAAATACTCCCTCTATCATATAGCAGAGCCGACAGTTATAAATTTTTATTACTTTTTCGTTGAAGACAATTTATACTGAGCAATTAAATCACCAATGTAACAAATTTTACGATGGAGTAGAGATAATAAAGAAAGCTTAAAGTGAATCAATATCTGGCAAAAACAGGAAATTAACGGCTTCAAAGCTCGACTGTAGACCTTTATGCTCTTCGGCATAACCAAGAAAACCAACTTTTTCATTAAGGTGGTCGAGAGTAGTCGGAGTTAAAACATTTCTACCTTAAGGTACTCACTCCTGATAGTAAAGAACGTAAAAATTAGTTTCAGTAAATCAATCAGATCTTCTTGTAAAGCATAAGGAAAGCTGATTATTAACTTAAAAAATTGATATCAGTAGTGCATGAGTGCAAATAGCCCCCTTCAAATTTCTCATGGGTTACTTGCAACCCTAGGAACCAAGCTGTTTCGCTACTATGAGGATCGCATTCCTCAAGGTGGTCCAGCATTAGTAGTGAGTAATCATCGCAGCTTTATGGATGCACCCATCTTGATGGCAACAGTGGAACGTCCAATTCGCTTTGCTTGCCATCACTATATGGGTCAAGTACCAGTGATGCGAGAGATTGTAACAGGGCAATTGGGTTGCTTTCCTTTAGATGCGCCTCAATACCGTCAGCAAAGCTTTTTTCATCAAGCAATTGGGTTACTACAAGCCTCGCAGACGGTTGGGGTGTTTCCGGAAGGAACAAAATCAATGGTGCAATTCAGCCAACCAAATCAAATGGGTGAGTTTCAGCGGGGATTTGCTCATCTAGCTTTGCGTGCTGCTTCTGGCGGAGAAATGCATAAACCAGTAGAAAATTTGGTAATTTTGCCAGTAGCGATCGCTTCTCTAGAAGAAGTTAACACCTCAACAATTCCGCTCAGGCTATTGAGTCTGGTTGACCCAACGGAGCCTCTGTTTAATCAAGCAGGGTGGCATCCTTTAGTAATTTATCATCGCGCTGCCGTCCTGATCGGTCGCCCGTATTGGATTACGCTACAACAGCGGAAACAATATCAGGGCAAACAAGCAAAAACTGTTGTGTCTGAGCTAACTCATCACTGTCAAGAAGAAATTGCTAATCTCTTGCGGCAAGGTTGTTATTAGAAGGGGCGAGGGGCGAGGGAATTTGGCTTGATCCTAGAGCAGAACAAAGTTTTGAGACTTTAGTAAGTGTTAAATTTAGATGTTAATTTTATTCATTAAAATTTGCTGTTTGAATGTATGTTTAGCAACCGTTATCGGTTAAGCAGACTGTAAATGCATACTCTAAAAGTGCCTGTCAACAAGGTTTTTCAATCCAAAATCCAAGTCGCTCGCCAACGAGCGCAAACGCTCGGTCCAAAATCCACAATTGGTAGCAATGCCAGAAGTTAAGAGCCGTCCTTGTTTTCTTACTCCTAAAAAGCTCCAGCCTGAGTATCCGCTATTTGTGTTTTTGCCAGGAATGGACGGAACAGGCCAATTGCTGCGAAGGCAAACAGCTGACTTAGAAGTTGCCTTCGATGTCCGCTGTTTCATGATTCCACCTGACGATATGACTAGCTGGGATGGTTTAAGTGTTCAAGTTGTGGACTTGATTGAAGGAGAACTGAAAAGAAACCCCAATCGAGCTGTTTACCTTTGTGGAGAGTCATTTGGTGGCAGTCTAGCGATCAAAGTGGCTTTGCGATCGCCTCAGTTATTTAATCGGATCATTCTGGTTAATCCAGCTTCTTCCTTTCATCGTCGCCCTTGGCTAGAGTGGACATCGCAACTGACCTACCTAGTGCCAGCCCGTGTCTATCACTTTGGAGCCTTGACATTATTGCCGTTTTTAGCGTCTTTAGGGCGGATGTTACCAAGCGATCGCCAAGAACTATTGAAAACAATGCGCTCTGTCCCACCAGAAACTGTCCTCTGGCGGCTGTCTTTAGTAAGAGAATTTGATGTTAACGAAACCCAATTGTGTCAAATCACTCAACCCGTGCTGGTGATTGGTAGTGCCCTTGATCGGCTTTTGCCCTCTATGACTGAAGCCAAACGCTTAGTCAAAATCTTACCTAATGCTCAAATGGTAGTGCTGCCGTATAGCGGTCACGCCTGTTTACTAGAAGCCGATATCCAGCTCTACGAAATTATGCAGGCTGAGAATTTTTTAGGAAATAGCACTGAAACAGTTGAAGCATCAGTTGATCCATTAGTTGCGGGTTCGAATCCTTGAGCAGTCTCGACACAAATCCTTCTTTTTTCTCCCTGAATAAATTCGCTCTTGTTGTATCCACTTTGGGACCGAGGATCTTTGTCTACCCCCCTAACCCCTAACCCCTTTCTTGATCAGCTAGCCAAGAAAAATGTAACAGATTTTACAAAAATCCCGATCTGTCCTAGAAGTGGGGTGTAGGCTAGGCATAGATATCTTCCAGAGAGCCCGCGATCGCGGTAAGAGAGAAGAATATGGTTTCCTCATCACTACTGCCGTTAGAGACTCCTTCTCAAGCGCACATCTGCCCATTTGATCAAGCCTGTAGCTACTTAGAGCAGGCAGCACGAGAGTTACGGATGGACCAAGGTTTGCTAGCGGTTTTGAGTAACCCACGCAAGGTTGTTACTGTGTCCATTCCTGTCAAACTGGATAGTGGTGAAGTGCAGGTACTGGCAGGACATCGGGTACAGCACTGTGATGTCTTAGGCCCCTACAAAGGTGGAACTCGCTATCATCCAGCTGTCACATTGCGGGAAGTTTCAGCCCTGGCAATGCTGATGACTTGGAAATGTGCGCTGTTAAATATTCCCTTCGGCGGTGCTAAAGGTGGCATTGCTTTGGATCCAGCACGCTACAGCGTAGGCGAGCTAGAGCGAATCACTCGTCGTTACACCAGTGAGCTAATTAAGGATATTGGGCCGGCAGTGGACATCCCTGCACCAGACATGGGTACATCTGCCCGCGAGATGGCATGGATGATGGACACTTACTCAGTAAATGTAGGTCACGCTGTGCCAGGAGTTGTAACTGGTAAACCAATTTCGATTGGCGGCTCTCGCGGTCGGGAACTGGCGACTGGACGTGGTGTAATGATTATCGTGCGTGAAGCTTTGGCAGAGCGTGGTCAGTCGCTGGTGGGAGCACGAGTGGTTATTCAGGGTTTCGGGAATGTAGGCAGTGCAGCAGCTCTCTTACTGCATCAGGCTGGAGCAAAGATTCTAGCTGTCTCAACTGGTTCAGGTGGGGTGTTTGCAGAAGCAGGTCTTGATATTCCAGCCTTGAAGACCTACACTGCTCAGAACGGCAGGAGTATTAAAGGATTCCCTGGAAGCGTACCAATTACGAATGCCGAATTGCTAACGCTGCCCTGCGATGTCCTGATTCCAGCGGCACTGGAGAACCAGATTACTGAAGAAAATGTCAACCAAATTCGAGCATCTATTGTGGCAGAAGCCGCTAATGGGCCGGTCACTCTCAAGGCAGACCAGATGCTAGAGTTGCGAGGGATAACAGTGTTGCCAGACATCTTAACGAATGCTGGGGGAGTTGTAGTCAGCTATCTGGAGTGGGTACAGGGGCTTTCTTACGTATTTTGGGATGAGGAGCGCGTCAACTGGGAAATGGAGCAGTTGATGGTGCAGGCATACCACAAGGTGACTCAAAAATCAAAGGCTCGGCAGATACCTCTGCGGCTAGCGGCATACGTGCTGGGTGTAGGTCGCGTCGCCCAGGCAGTCACTGACCGAGGGCTTTACCCCTAATTGGCTGAGCTGATGTGATTTAATACCATTTCTTGTTTTACTTGCACCTTATAAAATCTCTTTGCCCCCTTTTTAAGGGGGGTGGGGGATCGGAAGACGTGAACCTTAAGCAGAATTGGTATAACTTGAATAATAATTCAATCCTATCCGGAACACCCTGCTAATCAGCAATCTGAGGCTCTGCTATCAGTAGAATCAATCGGGGATCGCTTGCTGCGCTTGTCACATTTTGTTACAAAGTATGAATAACTTCTATCAACGCATAAAGCATGTTTGGCGGACTTACTGGTTTAACCAATCCTACTGGCACCGACTGGGGAGAGCGAATGCTCAACACTGTTGCCAGCAAAACGATTCGCCACCTGTTCACCCAAAGCGAGTCAGTAGAAGTCTTTGTCCGCTGCTATCCTTCCAGCAAACTATTGCAGGGCAGCATTGACAGCTTCAAAATGAGCGGTCGTGGCTTGGTCATCCGTAAGGATTTCTGGGTGGAAGAAATGTCGTTTGAGTCTGATGCCGTCGCCATTGACTTTAGTTCCGTTTTAAGCGGCAAACTTGCTCTCAAGCAACCCACCCAAGCTGTTGCCCAGGTCACCCTGACAGAAGCAGGGATCAACCATGCCTTTAAAGCAGAACTGGTGAAAAAGCGCCTCCAGAACCTCTCGTTGCCTGCCTTGACAGAACTATCTAACGGCAAGCCTGTTTCATTCGATCAAGTCCAACTACAACTTTTGCCCAACAACCAAGTGAGAATTTTGGCAAAAGCAGACTTATCTGACGGTGAACTCGTGCCAATTGGTCTTACGGCAACCCTAGCTGTTGAAAGGCGACGGCGCATTTCCTTTCAAGACCCGCAGTTTGAAGCTGATACTGTGCCAGAAGCGCAAAGGGAAATTTCTCAAGCCTTGAGCAGCGCCTTGGCTGAAATTTTAGATAATATGGTTGATTTGGATCGATTTGACCTGGATGGAGTCACAATGCGGATCAACCGTTTAGAAACTCAAGGGACAAATTTGGTTTTCAGCGGCTACGCCCAGATTGAGCGTATCCCAGGTAATCCCTAGAAAAGCAGGGGGAGCAGGGGAGCAGGGGAGGCAGAGGGAGCAGAGAAGATAAGTTTATTACCACTAACCCCTAACCCCTAACCCCTAACCCCTCTTCTTATCGCCCCACTCCTACATAGTAGAAACCAGCCCGTTGCAGTTCTTCCCGGTCAAGGAAGTTGCGACCATCAATC
This window of the Chroococcidiopsis sp. CCMEE 29 genome carries:
- a CDS encoding glycoside hydrolase family 65 protein: MDYIGWTVIETQFDPSELHHKETLFTLGNGYLGTRGTFEEGYAGASPATLIHGVYDDVPVMHTELVNCPDWLSLSIIIGSERFSLDQGQILSYQRQLDLRWGILSRDVRWRSPVGHTVNFHFERMISMADEHVLVVRCQVTPVDFEGAIQVEASINTQPDNQGVKHWECLHQDGTERRISFHMRCIHSGIELGMATRLTCSEKDARVKVTGSPDRPTLTATFQAHPEQTVTLEKVVTVFTSRDVSSPAKAAQEHLANLPNYATLLAAHGAVWDELWRDCDVAIKGDSTAQIAVRYNLFQLLAAAPRHDDRVSIPAKTLSGFAYRGHVFWDTEIFILPFLTLTQPLVARNLLSYRYYTLEGARRKAHEAGYEGAMFAWESATTGDEVTPRWVTGAGGELVRIWCGDIELHINADVAYAVWHYWQATDDNDWMRSRGAEIILDTAVFWGSRVEWNGDRRCYEIRDVIGPDENHERVDNNTFTNRMAQWHLEIALSVLKWLREYDSQGAAELERRLDLTPERLKRWAHIVRHMLVLHDSETDLIEQFDGFFNLEDVNWADYESRTKSMQAILGIEGANQRQVLKQPDVLMLLYLLRESALQTRLSLSEYQHTLTTNWDYYTPRTDHTYGSSLGPAIQAILACNLDKSAEAYEHFMRAALVDLKDVRGNASEGIHGASTGGVWQAVVFGFAGVRLTETGPVIEASHLPPSWTGLQFRLRWHDQWYDFDLARTKDRTEVKVLKTGNRAEEAGLYAEGWTEFETSLNTQPSTCPIPVATYPSCSIV
- a CDS encoding 2-phosphosulfolactate phosphatase family protein, translating into MKLFVYHTPELTPTDRMPDCAIAVDVLRATTTMATVLAAGGEAVQIFSDLDQLMQVSEKWSAEKRLRAGERGGAKVAGFDLGNSPLDCTPEQVQGRRLFISTTNGTRALQRVQAAPTVLAAAFVNRAAVVQYVLKKQPESVWIVGSGWEGSFSLEDTACAGAIAHSLLQQTNLPLEDLASNDEVIGAIALYSQWQDKLLELFYQASHGKRLLRLDGHADLKYCAQTDILDVIPIQREPGVLVKF
- the lptC gene encoding LPS export ABC transporter periplasmic protein LptC, producing the protein MNYTFHLPYAVYRYLAAPLIGVMLLFTLISCGDQNSTVEQRAQDTSAVQDIERNLTFNDVTLEQADAQGRPIWIVKAKQATYSKDRRVAQVENPSGDLFQDGKSVYQITAKEGEIEQDGEQLFLKGQIVATDPRNKLVLRGNELEWRPKEDLLIVRNQLTGSHPQVQAVAQEARVFSRTGRIELQGKVEANTSDPVLQMRTEHLIWQIREQKLIGDRPLEIDRYKDKKITDRATANQGEVDLKTKIATMKQNAQLALLDPPMQVTSNSMIWNMNTEIVTTDQPVRLVNRQRQITVTANQGRMDTQKEVAYLNGDVNGIGQRGQSLKSKELTWYLPSQLMEANGDVFYRQVDPPVSFKGQKAVGNLQEQNIVVSGGRVLTEIIPQPQQP
- a CDS encoding Uma2 family endonuclease, with translation MIQTATKLLTFEEFLKWKPESGRYELHEGAIIEMQPTGKQEEITGFLSTELTLEFRRLSLPYFILKQALLKAPNRETGYSPDVLIVNRTSLATQPLWEKFSTITQGAAVPLVVEVVSTNWRDDYLTKVRDYEEIGIPEYWIVDYLGLGGRRYIGSPKQPTIFIYYLVEGEYQVSQFRGANCIESPTLPELKLTAEQVFAAGNQA
- a CDS encoding NYN domain-containing protein, which gives rise to MLSNFENSSIFTPEQVLENRGRVAIFIDGSNLFYAALQLGIEIDYTKLLCRLTAGSRLLRSFFYTGVDRTNDKQQGFLLWMRRNGYRVIAKDLVQLPDGSKKANLDVEIAVDMMALVDSYDTAVLVSGDGDLAYAVNAVSYRGARVEVVSLRSMTSDSLINVSDRYIDLEGIKEDIQKIPRSGYTYRPLTALGLMDQPPDDGTGTNIIETSDT
- a CDS encoding pentapeptide repeat-containing protein, with amino-acid sequence MKNLLRISSFLKDSFTSLNSWSSEKKSILLFDSSVAAEDIAFMLGGHWDECNGVCVPECDEVAVNTAASLVRAKWCYGGASCAFLTLLSVDELKRRYAAGDRNFANANLRCADLNNLNLSGANLGWAKLTLAGLSGANLSGADLTAADLSKANLSEADLRGANLSLADLREANLAQANLSGACLRGAKLTEAAGRSETILRYTIEQDG